One segment of Ricinus communis isolate WT05 ecotype wild-type chromosome 8, ASM1957865v1, whole genome shotgun sequence DNA contains the following:
- the LOC8263159 gene encoding uncharacterized protein LOC8263159 isoform X3 yields MESKLTFYQTDCETILSHLKHQDYHLQLKRRWLMGFPMSKSEKKKLLRYKKLRGDPAGTPRLRQTRHGLSRDKLIYKLRRTSEKMLSELIRGHGLQVPLSKALAVAGLSLKLTPGYSDFYISDFDQFSPEIKSLQNEITKAIWLLKCKTKVRIQELKTLQLLLDPNANVPNACLRTAMKKMLTEYLFECSDLDTIPKSLLDALAVINRSSRSMPSGFLKDEIDEEVDCILSLSAQMKQVVWDLLPDHELEEDFSDVYMEELEESDDDDDGGGDNYDHHDTDDAVASGEDDDGQHLEPRNILSSSRSYSIHLDNLEESCGEYVPEDFKPSFSNFEGIHDPTHFQERSNIDGTPNVNATQIKVEDMEKYGTSRINGNCFSSYCPSTERLDSKNESEQSGTVDLGDPLLSSSFCSEGGKFMSNGHSASTNLYLGIQEVCDEASMVAYNLIGCMMEKFAEEEGLDLDWSTSKYLRGDNSNQENPEEMQNTSESVIVRAVEELVPSLPKSGMEKLKELMGIL; encoded by the exons ATGGAGAGTAAATTGACATTTTATCAAACAGATTGCGAGACAATACTCTCACATCTGAAGCACCAAGATTatcaccttcaactcaagagaAG GTGGTTGATGGGATTTCCTATGTCTAAATCTGAAAAGAAGAAGCTTTTAAGATATAA GAAACTTAGAGGTGACCCAGCTGGCACTCCTCGTTTACGACAAACCAGACATGGGTTAAGCCGAGATAAGctgatttataaattaaggAGAACGAGCGAGAAAATGCTTTCAGAACTCATTCGAGGGCATGGGCTACAAGTGCCGTTATCTAAAGCACTTGCTGTAGCAGGTTTATCACTAAAACTAACACCAGGCTATTCAGACTTCTATATTTCAGACTTTGACCAGTTCTCACCGGAAATAAAATCTTTGCAGAATGAGATAACAAAAGCTATTTGGTTACTGAAGTGTAAGACGAAGGTCAGAATACAAGAGCTGAAGACCTTGCAGCTTCTTTTAGACCCAAATGCCAATGTGCCAAATGCATGTTTAAGAACAGCAATGAAGAAAATGTTAACTGAATACCTTTTTGAATGCAGTGATTTGGATACAATTCCCAAATCTTTATTAGATGCTCTTGCTGTTATCAACAGGAGTTCTCGAAGTATGCCAAGTGGCTTCCTGAAGGATGAAATTGATGAGGAGGTGGATTGCATATTAAGTTTAAGTGCTCAAATGAAGCAGGTTGTTTGGGATTTGCTTCCTGATCATGAATTAGAAGAGGATTTTTCTGATGTTTATATGGAAGAATTAGAAGaaagtgatgatgatgatgatggtggtGGTGATAATTATGATCATCATGACACAGATGATGCTGTTGCTTCTGGTGAGGACGACGATGGTCAGCATCTGGAACCTAGAAACATTCTAAGTAGTAGTAGGAGTTATTCTATTCATTTGGATAACCTAGAAGAGAGTTGTGGTGAGTATGTACCAGAGGATTTCAAGCCATCGTTTTCTAACTTTGAGGGGATTCATGATCCCACCCATTTCCAAGAAAGAAGTAATATTGATGGAACGCCTAATGTGAATGCGACACAGATCAAGGTAGAGGACATGGAAAAATATGGGACATCGAGAATCAATGGAAATTGTTTTTCCTCTTATTGTCCTTCCACTGAAAGGTTAGATAGCAAAAATGAATCTGAACAGAGTGGCACCGTTGATTTAGGGGACCCACTACTCTCTTCTAGCTTTTGTTCTGAAGGGGGAAAATTTATGTCCAATGGGCACAGTGCAAGTACTAACCTATATCTCGGCATCCAAGAAGTTTGTGATGAGGCTAGCATGGTTGCCTACAATCTTATTGGTTGTATGATGGAGAAATTCGCAGAGGAAGAAGGTTTAGATTTAGATTGGAGCACTAGTAAATATCTCAGAGGGGATAATTCTAATCAAGAAAATCCAG AAGAAATGCAGAATACTTCTGAATCTGTTATTGTTCGAGCTGTGGAAGAGCTAGTGCCTTCCCTGCCAAAGAG TGGAATGGAAAAACTGAAGGAGTTGATGGGCATCCTTTGA
- the LOC8263177 gene encoding protein NLP9 — protein MESPFSSKEKGINYWGSPRAQVDGMAQLTGGTRNLISEEDVFNHFSELMNFDTYAGWCNSPSAADQMSAFYGLLPFQSTAYASFDALNVSEPNSTFSVSGDASSTAGASYSCGDKFQQANFQVICHSDAMNTDDLGTKQINGTQRQSNLSDIANRMISQPVGLSLDEKMLRALSLLKESSGGGILAQVWIPIQHGDQYIMTTFEQPYLLDQSLAGYREVSRTYTFSAEVKPGLPLGLPGRVFISKVPEWTSNVAYYSNAEYLRVKHALHHRVQGSIALPVFQPPEMSCCAVLELVTVKEKPDFDSEMESVCLALQTVNLRSTAPPRLLPQSLSRNQKAALAEISDVLRAVCHAHRLPLALTWVPCNYAEGTVDEIIKVRVRDGNSRPAEKSVLCIWRQACYVKDGKMEGFVHACSEHCIEEGQGIAGKALQSNHPFFFPDVKAYDITEYPLVHHARKYGLNAAVAIRLRSTYTGDDDYILEFFLPVNIKGSSEQQLLLNNLSGTMQKICISLRTVSDADLGGRETFKVNFQKGAVPSFPPMSASISSQTTLSEANLNSTDKIPLDASSSRNDGAESDGPHEQVMSASRRQLEKKRSTAEKNVSLSVLQQYFAGSLKNAAKSIGVCPTTLKRICRQHGISRWPSRKINKVNRSLRKIQTVLDSVQGVEGGLKFDPTTGGFVAAGSIIQEFDPKQSFPSSDKNCAARNSENATVDAVSVPPAPCTDGGNSTVKVEEDDCFIDTCAGLLMKSSIPMNACSEDSKSVATDAEMFQEASLGSGPWACLENTPTFVKGGKWGLDKGSMKLDNSGTQFVSRSSCSLAAGDELDTKIEGEDGIVEHNQPACSSMTDSSNGSGSMMHGSISSSPSFEEGKYSKVKTSCDDSGSKITIKATYKEDTIRFKFEPSAGCFQLYEEVAKRFKLQNGTFQLKYLDDEEEWVMLVSDSDLQECIEILDYVGTRSVKFLVRDTPFTMGSSGSSNCFLGGSS, from the exons ATGGAAAGCCCCTTCTCATCGAAAGAAAAGGGGATTAATTATTGGGGTTCACCTAGAGCACAGGTGGATGGAATGGCTCAGTTGACTGGTGGTACCAGGAATTTGATCTCGGAGGAGGATGTATTCAACCATTTCTCAGAGCTCATGAATTTCGATACATATGCTGGTTGGTGCAACAGCCCATCAGCGGCAGACCAGATGTCTGCCTTTTATGGATTGTTGCCTTTCCAGTCAACAGCCTATGCATCTTTTGATGCGTTAAATGTTTCAGAACCGAATTCGACCTTTTCTGTCAGTGGTGATGCATCTAGTACTGCTGGGGCTTCTTACAGTTGTGGAGACAAATTTCAGCAAGCAAATTTCCAAGTCATTTGTCACTCGGATGCAATGAACACTGATGACCTGGGTACAAAGCAGATTAATGGAACTCAGCGACAGAGCAACTTATCTGATATCGCGAACCGTATGATCTCACAACCAGTTGGATTGTCACTTGATGAAAAGATGCTAAGGGCATTATCCTTGTTGAAAGAATCATCTGGTGGGGGCATTTTGGCACAAGTTTGGATCCCAATACAGCATGGAGATCAGTATATCATGACCACTTTTGAGCAACCGTACTTACTCGACCAAAGTCTAGCAGGGTATCGTGAAGTGTCGAGGACGTATACCTTCTCTGCAGAAGTGAAACCTGGGCTTCCTCTCGGGCTTCCTGGCCGTGTATTCATTTCTAAAGTTCCAGAATGGACTTCGAACGTAGCTTATTATAGCAATGCTGAGTACTTGCGGGTAAAGCATGCGCTTCATCATAGAGTCCAAGGTTCTATTGCCTTGCCTGTCTTTCAGCCTCCTGAGATGTCCTGCTGCGCTGTACTGGAACTTGTCACAGTTAAGGAGAAACCTGATTTTGATTCAGAGATGGAAAGTGTTTGCCTTGCACTCCAG ACTGTAAATTTAAGAAGCACTGCACCACCTCGACTTCTTCCTCAG AGCCTCTCAAGGAATCAAAAAGCTGCCCTAGCTGAAATATCTGATGTTTTACGAGCTGTATGCCATGCACATAGATTGCCGCTTGCTCTAACATGGGTTCCTTGCAATTATGCGGAGGGAACCGTTgatgaaattataaaagtacGTGTTAGGGATGGTAATTCAAGGCCTGCTGAGAAATCTGTTCTTTGTATTTGGCGTCAAGCTTGTTATGTGAAGGATGGAAAGATGGAAGGTTTCGTGCATGCTTGTTCAGAACATTGTATCGAGGAAGGACAAGGTATAGCTGGAAAAGCGCTTCAATCAAATCaccctttctttttccctGACGTGAAGGCATATGACATAACCGAGTATCCGCTTGTTCATCATGCACGCAAGTATGGCCTTAATGCTGCAGTTGCAATCAGGCTAAGAAGCACTTATACTGGTGATGATGATTACATATTAGAGTTCTTTCTCCCGGTCAATATAAAGGGTAGCTCGGAACAGCAACTCTTGTTGAACAATCTCTCAGGTACCATGCAGAAAATCTGTATAAGTTTGAGAACAGTTTCAGATGCAGACTTAGGCGGACGAGAAACTTTCAAAGTTAATTTTCAGAAAGGAGCAGTACCAAGTTTCCCACCAATGTCAGCTTCAATAAGTTCTCAAACAACACTATCTGAAGCCAACTTGAATTCAACTGACAAGATACCTCTTGATGCATCTAGTTCCAGAAATGATGGAGCGGAATCAGATGGTCCTCATGAACAG GTGATGAGTGCATCAAGAAGACAGCTAGAGAAGAAGAGGAGTACGGCAGAGAAAAATGTGAGCTTGAGTGTTCTTCAGCAATACTTTGCAGGAAGTCTCAAAAATGCTGCCAAAAGCATTGGCG TTTGTCCGACAACACTGAAAAGGATATGCAGACAACATGGTATCTCCAGATGGCCATCCCGTAAGATAAATAAGGTGAACAGGTCACTAAGAAAAATACAGACTGTACTTGACTCTGTTCAGGGTGTGGAAGGAGGACTAAAATTTGACCCTACCACTGGGGGATTTGTGGCAGCGGGCTCCATAATACAGGAGTTTGATCCTAAACAAAGTTTTCCTTCTTCTGACAAAAATTGTGCAGCTAGAAATTCTGAAAATGCCACTGTGGATGCAGTTTCTGTACCTCCAGCTCCTTGTACTGATGGCGGCAATTCCACAGTTAAAGTTGAAGAGGATGACTGCTTTATAGATACATGTGCAGGATTATTAATGAAATCTAGCATTCCCATGAATGCGTGCAGTGAAGATTCCAAGTCGGTTGCAACTGATGCTGAAATGTTTCAAGAGGCTAGCCTTGGCTCTGGACCTTGGGCTTGCCTGGAAAATACCCCTACATTTGTGAAAGGAGGCAAGTGGGGTCTGGACAAGGGTAGCATGAAATTAGACAATTCAGGCACTCAATTTGTGTCTAGAAGCTCATGCTCCTTAGCTGCTGGTGATGAATTGGATACCAAAATAGAGGGCGAAGATGGAATTGTAGAGCATAACCAGCCTGCTTGCTCAAGCATGACCGACTCTTCAAATGGCTCTGGTTCGATGATGCATGGCAGTATATCCAGTTCACCAAGCTTTGAGGAGGGGAAGTATTCGAAAGTCAAAACAAGTTGTGATGATAGTGGATCAAAAATTACTATAAAAGCTACATATAAAGAAGATACAATTAGGTTTAAGTTTGAACCATCTGCAGGGTGTTTCCAGTTGTATGAAGAAGTTGCAAAAAGATTCAAATTGCAAAATGGAACATTCCAGCTCAAATATCTGGATGATGAAGAAGAGTGGGTGATGTTGGTGAGCGACTCCGACTTGCAAGAGTGCATTGAGATATTGGATTACGTTGGAACACGTAGCGTGAAATTCCTTGTTCGCGATACGCCTTTTACCATGGGCAGCTCAGGCAGCAGCAACTGCTTTCTGGGAGGAAGCTCCTAG
- the LOC8263159 gene encoding uncharacterized protein LOC8263159 isoform X2: protein MLLTRGSINFEKTRPKMKKVIKESIPGVSGVQNHKVQIEIFTQLCQLLKDQRNVRDDCLTHMFPTFHSHHISAIKILNRLEELSTETLLAMRRKLRGDPAGTPRLRQTRHGLSRDKLIYKLRRTSEKMLSELIRGHGLQVPLSKALAVAGLSLKLTPGYSDFYISDFDQFSPEIKSLQNEITKAIWLLKCKTKVRIQELKTLQLLLDPNANVPNACLRTAMKKMLTEYLFECSDLDTIPKSLLDALAVINRSSRSMPSGFLKDEIDEEVDCILSLSAQMKQVVWDLLPDHELEEDFSDVYMEELEESDDDDDGGGDNYDHHDTDDAVASGEDDDGQHLEPRNILSSSRSYSIHLDNLEESCGEYVPEDFKPSFSNFEGIHDPTHFQERSNIDGTPNVNATQIKVEDMEKYGTSRINGNCFSSYCPSTERLDSKNESEQSGTVDLGDPLLSSSFCSEGGKFMSNGHSASTNLYLGIQEVCDEASMVAYNLIGCMMEKFAEEEGLDLDWSTSKYLRGDNSNQENPEEMQNTSESVIVRAVEELVPSLPKSGMEKLKELMGIL, encoded by the exons ATGTTACTAACAAGGGGTTCAATCAACTTTGAAAAAACTCGTCCTAAGATGAAGAAGGTGATCAAAGAATCAATTCCAGGGGTTTCTGGGGTTCAAAATCATAAAGTTCAGATAGAAATTTTTACACAGCTATGTCAACTTCTCAAGGACCAGCGAAATGTTCGAGATGATTGTTTGACACATATGTTTCCCACATTTCACTCTCATCATATTTCTGCTATTAAAATACTGAACAGACTAGAGGAGTTGTCTACTGAAACCCTGCTTGCTATGCGTAGGAAACTTAGAGGTGACCCAGCTGGCACTCCTCGTTTACGACAAACCAGACATGGGTTAAGCCGAGATAAGctgatttataaattaaggAGAACGAGCGAGAAAATGCTTTCAGAACTCATTCGAGGGCATGGGCTACAAGTGCCGTTATCTAAAGCACTTGCTGTAGCAGGTTTATCACTAAAACTAACACCAGGCTATTCAGACTTCTATATTTCAGACTTTGACCAGTTCTCACCGGAAATAAAATCTTTGCAGAATGAGATAACAAAAGCTATTTGGTTACTGAAGTGTAAGACGAAGGTCAGAATACAAGAGCTGAAGACCTTGCAGCTTCTTTTAGACCCAAATGCCAATGTGCCAAATGCATGTTTAAGAACAGCAATGAAGAAAATGTTAACTGAATACCTTTTTGAATGCAGTGATTTGGATACAATTCCCAAATCTTTATTAGATGCTCTTGCTGTTATCAACAGGAGTTCTCGAAGTATGCCAAGTGGCTTCCTGAAGGATGAAATTGATGAGGAGGTGGATTGCATATTAAGTTTAAGTGCTCAAATGAAGCAGGTTGTTTGGGATTTGCTTCCTGATCATGAATTAGAAGAGGATTTTTCTGATGTTTATATGGAAGAATTAGAAGaaagtgatgatgatgatgatggtggtGGTGATAATTATGATCATCATGACACAGATGATGCTGTTGCTTCTGGTGAGGACGACGATGGTCAGCATCTGGAACCTAGAAACATTCTAAGTAGTAGTAGGAGTTATTCTATTCATTTGGATAACCTAGAAGAGAGTTGTGGTGAGTATGTACCAGAGGATTTCAAGCCATCGTTTTCTAACTTTGAGGGGATTCATGATCCCACCCATTTCCAAGAAAGAAGTAATATTGATGGAACGCCTAATGTGAATGCGACACAGATCAAGGTAGAGGACATGGAAAAATATGGGACATCGAGAATCAATGGAAATTGTTTTTCCTCTTATTGTCCTTCCACTGAAAGGTTAGATAGCAAAAATGAATCTGAACAGAGTGGCACCGTTGATTTAGGGGACCCACTACTCTCTTCTAGCTTTTGTTCTGAAGGGGGAAAATTTATGTCCAATGGGCACAGTGCAAGTACTAACCTATATCTCGGCATCCAAGAAGTTTGTGATGAGGCTAGCATGGTTGCCTACAATCTTATTGGTTGTATGATGGAGAAATTCGCAGAGGAAGAAGGTTTAGATTTAGATTGGAGCACTAGTAAATATCTCAGAGGGGATAATTCTAATCAAGAAAATCCAG AAGAAATGCAGAATACTTCTGAATCTGTTATTGTTCGAGCTGTGGAAGAGCTAGTGCCTTCCCTGCCAAAGAG TGGAATGGAAAAACTGAAGGAGTTGATGGGCATCCTTTGA
- the LOC8263159 gene encoding uncharacterized protein LOC8263159 isoform X1, protein MESKLTFYQTDCETILSHLKHQDYHLQLKRRWLMGFPMSKSEKKKLLRYKSLPESFLREDDIFYDTVKKNVEEAFGVNNGEREDKLIQETKQLFERTNLKEILLSCLDALTNKGLFLLAMLLTRGSINFEKTRPKMKKVIKESIPGVSGVQNHKVQIEIFTQLCQLLKDQRNVRDDCLTHMFPTFHSHHISAIKILNRLEELSTETLLAMRRKLRGDPAGTPRLRQTRHGLSRDKLIYKLRRTSEKMLSELIRGHGLQVPLSKALAVAGLSLKLTPGYSDFYISDFDQFSPEIKSLQNEITKAIWLLKCKTKVRIQELKTLQLLLDPNANVPNACLRTAMKKMLTEYLFECSDLDTIPKSLLDALAVINRSSRSMPSGFLKDEIDEEVDCILSLSAQMKQVVWDLLPDHELEEDFSDVYMEELEESDDDDDGGGDNYDHHDTDDAVASGEDDDGQHLEPRNILSSSRSYSIHLDNLEESCGEYVPEDFKPSFSNFEGIHDPTHFQERSNIDGTPNVNATQIKVEDMEKYGTSRINGNCFSSYCPSTERLDSKNESEQSGTVDLGDPLLSSSFCSEGGKFMSNGHSASTNLYLGIQEVCDEASMVAYNLIGCMMEKFAEEEGLDLDWSTSKYLRGDNSNQENPEEMQNTSESVIVRAVEELVPSLPKSGMEKLKELMGIL, encoded by the exons ATGGAGAGTAAATTGACATTTTATCAAACAGATTGCGAGACAATACTCTCACATCTGAAGCACCAAGATTatcaccttcaactcaagagaAG GTGGTTGATGGGATTTCCTATGTCTAAATCTGAAAAGAAGAAGCTTTTAAGATATAA GTCGTTGCCTGAATCTTTTCTTAGGGAAGATGAT ATATTTTATGACACTGTAAAAAAGAATGTTGAAGAAGCTTTTGGAGTAAATAATGGGGAAAGAGAGGATAAACTTATACAAGAGACTAAACAATTGTTTGAAAGAACtaatttgaaagaaatcctTCTATCGTGTCTTGATGCTCTGACAAATAAAGGACTCTTTCTTCTTGCCATGTTACTAACAAGGGGTTCAATCAACTTTGAAAAAACTCGTCCTAAGATGAAGAAGGTGATCAAAGAATCAATTCCAGGGGTTTCTGGGGTTCAAAATCATAAAGTTCAGATAGAAATTTTTACACAGCTATGTCAACTTCTCAAGGACCAGCGAAATGTTCGAGATGATTGTTTGACACATATGTTTCCCACATTTCACTCTCATCATATTTCTGCTATTAAAATACTGAACAGACTAGAGGAGTTGTCTACTGAAACCCTGCTTGCTATGCGTAGGAAACTTAGAGGTGACCCAGCTGGCACTCCTCGTTTACGACAAACCAGACATGGGTTAAGCCGAGATAAGctgatttataaattaaggAGAACGAGCGAGAAAATGCTTTCAGAACTCATTCGAGGGCATGGGCTACAAGTGCCGTTATCTAAAGCACTTGCTGTAGCAGGTTTATCACTAAAACTAACACCAGGCTATTCAGACTTCTATATTTCAGACTTTGACCAGTTCTCACCGGAAATAAAATCTTTGCAGAATGAGATAACAAAAGCTATTTGGTTACTGAAGTGTAAGACGAAGGTCAGAATACAAGAGCTGAAGACCTTGCAGCTTCTTTTAGACCCAAATGCCAATGTGCCAAATGCATGTTTAAGAACAGCAATGAAGAAAATGTTAACTGAATACCTTTTTGAATGCAGTGATTTGGATACAATTCCCAAATCTTTATTAGATGCTCTTGCTGTTATCAACAGGAGTTCTCGAAGTATGCCAAGTGGCTTCCTGAAGGATGAAATTGATGAGGAGGTGGATTGCATATTAAGTTTAAGTGCTCAAATGAAGCAGGTTGTTTGGGATTTGCTTCCTGATCATGAATTAGAAGAGGATTTTTCTGATGTTTATATGGAAGAATTAGAAGaaagtgatgatgatgatgatggtggtGGTGATAATTATGATCATCATGACACAGATGATGCTGTTGCTTCTGGTGAGGACGACGATGGTCAGCATCTGGAACCTAGAAACATTCTAAGTAGTAGTAGGAGTTATTCTATTCATTTGGATAACCTAGAAGAGAGTTGTGGTGAGTATGTACCAGAGGATTTCAAGCCATCGTTTTCTAACTTTGAGGGGATTCATGATCCCACCCATTTCCAAGAAAGAAGTAATATTGATGGAACGCCTAATGTGAATGCGACACAGATCAAGGTAGAGGACATGGAAAAATATGGGACATCGAGAATCAATGGAAATTGTTTTTCCTCTTATTGTCCTTCCACTGAAAGGTTAGATAGCAAAAATGAATCTGAACAGAGTGGCACCGTTGATTTAGGGGACCCACTACTCTCTTCTAGCTTTTGTTCTGAAGGGGGAAAATTTATGTCCAATGGGCACAGTGCAAGTACTAACCTATATCTCGGCATCCAAGAAGTTTGTGATGAGGCTAGCATGGTTGCCTACAATCTTATTGGTTGTATGATGGAGAAATTCGCAGAGGAAGAAGGTTTAGATTTAGATTGGAGCACTAGTAAATATCTCAGAGGGGATAATTCTAATCAAGAAAATCCAG AAGAAATGCAGAATACTTCTGAATCTGTTATTGTTCGAGCTGTGGAAGAGCTAGTGCCTTCCCTGCCAAAGAG TGGAATGGAAAAACTGAAGGAGTTGATGGGCATCCTTTGA